A window from Thermomonas aquatica encodes these proteins:
- a CDS encoding YqaJ viral recombinase family protein produces MKKNTALRLVDTRTLDRHQWLSVRQGGIGSSDAAAAVGLCPYKGPLELWMEKTGRTPAETEPPGMDDPRYWGTLLEPYVAVAYMQQTGRKIRKVNAVLQHPTFPYMLANIDREIVGGSDVQILECKTAGEWGAKLWQGGVPEYIQLQVQHQLAVTNQQAADVAVLLCGQRLEIHRIERDEEVIARLMVLEARFWKHVETDIAPPADGSESSGKALRQLYPGGGNTLDFCEDRALSDTFAELVALRNELDTRGKDAEQLKQTLQQAMGDAARAVFATGEVTYKRAQDGTSLDTKRLAQDHPDLMARYAVPRPGSRRFLISAHADQS; encoded by the coding sequence ATGAAGAAGAACACCGCATTGCGGCTGGTCGACACGCGCACGCTCGACCGACACCAGTGGTTGTCCGTGCGCCAGGGAGGGATCGGCAGTTCGGATGCCGCTGCCGCCGTAGGCCTGTGCCCGTACAAGGGCCCGCTGGAACTGTGGATGGAAAAGACGGGGCGGACGCCAGCGGAAACCGAACCGCCCGGCATGGACGATCCACGCTATTGGGGCACGTTGCTGGAACCTTATGTGGCCGTGGCTTACATGCAGCAAACCGGGCGCAAGATCCGCAAGGTCAATGCGGTCCTGCAGCACCCGACCTTCCCCTACATGCTGGCGAACATCGACCGCGAGATCGTGGGCGGTTCCGATGTGCAGATCCTGGAGTGCAAAACGGCGGGGGAATGGGGGGCAAAGCTCTGGCAGGGCGGGGTGCCCGAGTACATCCAGTTACAAGTCCAGCACCAGTTGGCGGTGACCAACCAGCAGGCCGCCGATGTGGCGGTGCTGTTGTGCGGCCAACGGCTGGAGATCCATCGAATCGAGCGCGACGAGGAAGTTATCGCTCGCCTAATGGTGCTGGAGGCCCGGTTCTGGAAGCACGTCGAGACCGACATAGCCCCTCCGGCGGATGGCAGCGAGTCCTCGGGCAAGGCCCTGCGCCAGCTGTATCCCGGTGGCGGCAACACCTTGGACTTCTGCGAGGACCGGGCGCTGTCGGACACCTTCGCCGAGTTGGTGGCCCTCCGGAACGAGCTCGATACGCGCGGCAAGGATGCCGAACAGCTCAAGCAGACCCTGCAGCAGGCGATGGGCGATGCCGCCCGAGCGGTCTTCGCCACTGGCGAGGTGACCTACAAGCGGGCTCAGGACGGCACCAGCCTGGACACCAAGCGCCTGGCGCAGGACCACCCGGATCTCATGGCCCGGTACGCAGTGCCTCGACCCGGCAGCCGCCGGTTCCTCATCTCGGCCCACGCCGATCAATCCTAG